DNA from Peromyscus eremicus unplaced genomic scaffold, PerEre_H2_v1 PerEre#2#chr22_unloc_1, whole genome shotgun sequence:
TAGGAATaaaaaaacttcatttaaaatttagtttAGATTTTATGATACAACGCTCAATTTTTATATTCAAACAGTGccaattttaataattttaaaactagtatataaatgttttgagaattaaaaattttaatacaacatagaactaataaaaatgttatgatAAATATTCAAGGGCATATTCAAATGTAAGACAAAGTATTAAAATAGGCTTTCTCACTTAAAAAGCCTTTAAACAGCAAGAGTGGTAACTCTTATGTTCCACAAAAATTAGACagacgctgggcggtggtggtgcacgcctttaatcccagcacttgggaggcagaggcagatggatctctgtgagttcgaggccagcctgggctacagagtgagttccaggaaaggcacaaagctacatagagaaaccctgtctcgaaaaaccaaaaaaaaatagacagacaccttttgttcctgtgtgtgtgtgcgtgtgcgtgtgcatgtgatGTTTAAAACTGCTGTCATAAAATTACATACACAATAAAGCCAATTACAATTTAAATATTAACAATTTGTAGGACTGGATTTTCAATAAGGTTCTGTGAAGTATTTCCATTTAGAGGATTTGTTTTAAGCCTAATTAACTGAAATATGTCATCAATATATGGAGCAAAGGTGTTTATAGAAGAACCTGTCACATGCGAAAGATTCCCAGTGCTCCTTCCCCACTCTTCAGGAGTAAACACTGTTTTCAGATGTTTCCAGAAGATTAAATCAGAACAAGTACTTGGACCACTTAAAATGTAGGTATATTTACTTCTAACGATGACGGTATTCTCGCTCTCGGTCACGCTCCCGGTCCGGTCCCGATCCCGATCCCTGTGTCTCTCTcgctctctgcttctctctctgtaATAATCATCATGGCGATCTCTACTCCGAGATTTATGACGCCGACTCTTTTCCCGTGATCTACTATGGTCCCTTTCTCTTGATCGTTCACGTCTTGATCCAGAGCCATAGGACTTGGACTCAATTCCATGAAGGCAATCTTGCAAAGAACTAATAAGAACTTTGCAACGATCATCGGCAGATACTTTGGATTGTTTAATTAAAGAAATTGCTGTTACCAATGTTTCAATAGCACTCCCATAATCACCAGCACTGGCATCAGACACAGCTCTTGAAATAGCACTGCTTGAGATGGCCCGATTTCTATTCATGATTTCTTCAAACTCAGCTTCACTCAATGGTGTTCTTGCAGTATCCATTTCCCTCCCAGGAGGACCATAGTCACCCCTATCATATGGTGGAGGTCGGCCATATGGGTCTGTTGGTGGTGGACCTCGACTATCTGATGTTGGCATGCCACTATTAGTTGGTGGAGGAAAAAAAGCAGGATTCACATGTGGAGCTGGTGGTGGGGCACCTGGAGGTGGTCCCGGAAGATGTGGAGGAGGAGCAAGAGTGAGGGGAGGCCCAAGTGGACCTGGTGGTCGAGGTGGAAAGGGgcctggaggtggaggtggtcCCTGCTGTGGAGGCGGTGGACCAGGAGGAGGGCCGTAGCCTGGAACTGGAGGTGGAGGCCCAGGAGGAAGTGGACCCAACGGAGGTTGCCCAAAAGGTTGTCCAGGAAAAAGAACTGGTGGTGGAGGGCGGTCTCCTCGATTGGGAGGTCCTGCTAGAGGAGGTGGCAGGACCTGACCAGGaggtggaggacctggtggaccAGGTGGGCCTGGAGGGCCCAAAGGTGGACGGGGTGGAGTCTGTCCAGCTGGGAAAGGTGGAGGTGGCCCTCCTGGTCCTGCTGGCCCAGGAAATCTGTCCCCACCGGGAACAGCCCCTGGAAAACGGCCCCGTCCTCTACCACCTTGTGGAAATGCTGCACGTGAACTGCCTCCTGGAGGACCAGCTTTACCTTCCCCAGACATTTGTCCTGATTGTGTAGTTTTCCTGGACTGCATCTCAAACTGACTCAGGAATTGCTTATTGCACGGAGTCACGACAGGATTCTGACCGTGAAGTTCCCTTTTAGGCAACAGATCCATTAACTTTTTGGAAGATGCTTCAGATCCGACACCAACAAGGGCAAATCCCTTTGATTGTCCATTTGCCCgattttcaaaaaattttatCTCCAAAATATCATTTACTCCCAAAGAATGAACTGCTTCAGTTAAGTCCTCATCTGTTGTCCACCATGTTAGATTTCCAATATATAATGCAATTCTCTTTCCAGTGTAAGTGTAGACAACATTTGGCGCTGCACCTTTCCCCACATCATCACCAACAGTTGGTGGAAGAGTATCCATGTAGTCCCGGTCTTCTGGGGCATCGCCATTATTTGCAGATGGAGAGATGACATCATCGTACAAATCTATCTGATCATGCCCACCATATTCCGCTTCCTGGTTGAACTCTTCGCCCACATCCGCGTAGATGTCTATGTGGTCCACGCCGTCCGCCATCTTCCCTCGgcctcttcagtgttttttatcttagccattctgacaggtgtaatggtatctcagagtaatTGTGATTTGCATCAGATAAGGATGatctgagcaattccttaaatgtctttcgaccatttgaaattcttctgttgagaattctctgtttaaccctatagcccattttttaatcaGATTGTTAGTTATTTTGATgtcttgtttcttgagttctttatacattctggatatcagccctttgtcagatgtggagttggtgaagatcttttgccattctgtaggctgttgttttgtcttattgaccatgtccttggGCCTACAAAAACTTATCAGTTTCAaaagtctcatttattaattgttgctcacagtgtctgtgctactggtattatatttaggaggtgttctccagtgccaatgcattcaggactatttcctactttctattTTATCagtttcagagtaactggatttatgttgaggtctttgatctacctggacttaagttttgtgcatggtgacagatatggatctatttgcaatcttctacaagttgacatccagttgtgccagcaccatttgttgaagatgctttcttttttccattgtgcacttttggcttctttgtcaaaaattatatgttcgtAGGTGTGCGgactaatgtcagggtcttcaattcaattccattggtccacatgtcggtttttatgccagtaccaagctgtttttattactggaGCTCTATAGTAGACCTTGAAATTAGGCATCATcgtgatgccttcagaggttgctttattgtacaggattcttttagctatcctgggttttttgttttcccatataAAGTTGACTAATGTTCTTccgaggtctgtgaagaactgtgttgggattttgatggggattgcattgaatctgtaggttgcttttgataagattgtcatttttactgttaatcctatctatccatgagaatgggagatatttccattttctgatatcttcttcaattttttttcttcagagacttaaagttcttgtcatacaggtccttcacttgtttagttagagttgccccaaggtattttatattatttgtggatattgtaaagggtgatgtttctctgatttctgtcTTAGCCCatgtattatttgtatatagcagggctactgatttttttagttaatcttgtatcctgaaaacattactgaagttgtttatcagctataggagatccttggtcgaatttttgtggtcactcatgtatactatcataccatctgcaaatagtgaaagtttgacttcttcctttccaatttgtatccccttgatctccatttgttatcttattgctcttcaagtactatattgaataagtatgaggagagcagatagccttgtcttgtttctgatttaagtggaatcgctttgagtttctctccatttaccttgatgttggctgttggcttcctgtaaattgcctttattatgtttatgtatgctccctgtattcctgatctctccaagacctttatcatgaaggggtgttggattttgtcaaaggtcttttcagcatctaataaaatgatcattttttttctttcagtttgtttatatggtgttttactttgacagactttcatatgttgaaccacccttgcatctctgggatgaagcctacatgatcatggtggataattcttttgatgtgttcttggagtctgtttgtcaatattttattgaatattttggcatcaatgttcatgagggagattggtctgtaattctctttgtttgtttttttatgaggCAGTAAcatgtagcctcataaaaggagtttgttAAAGTTccatctgtttctattgtgtggaacaatttgaagagtattggtattaactcttctttgaaaatatggttgaattctgcattgaaaccatctggttctgggctttttGGGGAGGGgaaattttaatgactgtttctatttccttaggagttattggTTTATTCatatagtttatctggtcttgatttaactttggtatatgataactatccagaaaattgtccatttattttagattttccgttttgtggagtacagggttttgaagtatgacctgataattctctggatttcctcattgtctgttattaagtctcccttttcatttctgatttggttaatttggatgttctctctctgtcttttggttagtttgaataagggcttgtctatgttgttgattttctcaaagaaccaacgatttgttttattgattctttgtattgttttctttgtttctattttattgatttcagctctcaatttgattatttcctggcatctattcctcctcggtgactttgcttcttgttctagggctttcaggtgtgttgttaggtcactaatgtgagatttttttcaacttctttatgtgagcatttagtgctatgaattatCCTCTTAGCACTTCTTTCATAGAATCCCATAAGTTTGCTTATGTagtccattcatttttattgaactctaggaagtctttaatttctttctttatttcttcattgacccattggtgatttaaTGGAACATTATTCactttccatgagattgtagactttctttaatttttgttgttgttgaaatctaactttaaaccatggtggtctgatagaatacgggtagttatttcaatttttttgtatctgttgagatttgcgtTGTGACTGAGtgtgtggtcgattttagagaaggcaTCACAGGGTGCCgagaagaaggtatgttcttttttttaaatttatcaatacaattcagttctacatatcagccacggattcccttgttctcccccctcctgtcccctcaccttccccccagcccacccccccttcccacctcctccagggcaaagcctcccccacagactgagatcaacctggtagactcagtccaggcaggtctagtcccctcctcccaggctgagccaagcgaccgtGCAttggccccaggtttcaaacagccaactcatgcaatgagcacaggacctggtcccactgcctggatgcctccgaaacagatcaagccaatcaactgtctcacccattcagagggcctgatccagttggggacccctcagccattggttcaaagttcatgtgtttccattcgtttggctatttgtccctgtgctttatgttggtctcaacaattctcgctcatataaaccctcttctttcttgctaattggactcccagagctccacccagggcctagccatggatgtctgcatccagatccctcaatcattggatggggtttttagaacgacaattagggtgtttggccattctattaccagagtaggtcagttcgggctgtctcttgaccattgccagcagtctgttgtgggggtatctttgtggatttctgtgggcctctctagcactttgcttcttcctattctcatgtggtcttcatttaccatggtctcctattccttgttcgccctctctgttgttgatccagctgggatctcccgctcccccaagctctctttccctcgaccctcgcccttcattacccccactcatgtccaggctgttcatgtagttctcttccatttctccatcattgggcgatccctgtgtctttcttggggtcctgttttccaggtaacctccctggtgatgtgagtagcagtccagtcatccttgttccacatctagtatcctgttatgagtgagtacataccatgtttgtctttctgagtctgggatacctcactcaggatgattttttctagatccatccatttgcctgcaaacctcatgatgtcattgtttttctctgctgagtagtattccattgtgtatatgtaccacattttgtttatccattcttcagttgaagggcatctagattgtttccatgttttggctattacaaacaatgctgatgtgaacatagctgaacaagtgctcttgtggtatgattgagcattccttgggtatatgcccaagagtggtatagctggatcttgggggagatgaattcccaattttctaagaaagcaccatattgatttccaaagtggttgtacaagcttgcattcccaccagcagtggaggagagttcccctagctccacatcttctccagcataaggtgtcttcagtgtttttgatcttagccattctgacagacgtaaggtggtatctcagagttgttttgatttgcatttccctgatgattagggatgtttagcaattccttaaatgtgttttagccatttgagtttcctctgttgagaattctctgtttagttctatagcccatttcttaattggactgttgggcattttgatgtctaatttcttgagttccttatatattctggatttcagtgctctgtcagatgtggggttggtgaagactttttcccattctgtaggctgtcgctttgcctagTTGACAGtatcttttgctctacaaaagcttctcagtttcaagaggtcccattgattgattgtttctctcagtgtctgtgctactggtgttacatttaggaagtgatctcctatgccaatgcattccaga
Protein-coding regions in this window:
- the LOC131900619 gene encoding LOW QUALITY PROTEIN: cleavage and polyadenylation specificity factor subunit 6-like (The sequence of the model RefSeq protein was modified relative to this genomic sequence to represent the inferred CDS: inserted 1 base in 1 codon), giving the protein MADGVDHIDIYADVGEEFNQEAEYGGHDQIDLYDDVISPSANNGDAPEDRDYMDTLPPTVGDDVGKGAAPNVVYTYTGKRIALYIGNLTWWTTDEDLTEAVHSLGVNDILEIKFFENRANGQSKGFALVGVGSEASSKKLMDLLPKRELHGQNPVVTPCNKQFLSQFEMQSRKTTQSGQMSGEGKAGPPGGSSRAAFPQGGRGRGRFPGAVPGGDRFPGPAGPGGPPPPFPAGQTPPRPPLGPPGPPGPPGPPPPGQVLPPPLAGPPNRGDRPPPPVLFPGQPFGQPPLGPLPPGPPPPVPGYGPPPGPPPPQQGPPPPPGPFPPRPPGPLGPPLTLAPPPHLPGPPPGAPPPAPHVNPAFFPPPTNSGMPTSDSRGPPPTDPYGRPPPYDRGDYGPPGREMDTARTPLSEAEFEEIMNRNRAISSSAISRAVSDASAGDYGSAIETLVTAISLIKQSKVSADDRCKVLISSLQDCLHGIESKSYGSGSRRERSRERDHSRSREKSRRHKSRSRDRHDDYYRERSRERERHRDRDRDXDRERDREREYRHR